A window of Clostridium novyi genomic DNA:
CTATCATTTCTTATAATAGATGCCCCATCATGAAGAGGTGTATTTACAACAAAAATATTTTCAAGCAATGCAGAAGAAACAATAGAGTCTATTTTAGTTCCTGTACTTATTATATCTCCAAGTCCTGTTGTCTGTTCTATTATAATAAGTGCTCCTGTCCTTGACTTAGATAGATTTTCTACAGCATCTACTATTTCTGTTATAACTTCATCCATTTTTTCTTTATCTTCTAATATATGCTTATCTGTAAAAGCACTTCTTCCTATATGTTCTAAAGCTTTTCTGATTTCAGGTTGAAATATAATTATAAGAGAAAGAACTCCTATAGTAAGTGTCTTTTCAAGAATCCAATTTAACATGGTTAAATGAAGTAAACTACTTATAGGAATAAGTAAAATTATAAATAAAATTCCTTTTAATAATTGTTCTGCACGTGTTTCATTCATTAACATATAAAATTTATAAAACATATATGATACCACTAAAATATCTAATACAGAAAATACGGTAATATTTTTAACTGTATTGGTAACTATATTTATAAAATCCATACCTCTCACCTCTTACCTTAAACATTCATTATTAATTATACACTATAGTTTACTTATTCATAATATGTGGATTATTTATTTAACATTTTTTTATTATTCTCCAATTTAAAATTTATAAAAAGAAGTAATATTTTTCAGAAATAGTAGAATAATATCCTCAGTATATACTATAAGTTTTTTAATTTAAAGGAGTTGATATCTTGGAAAAATCTAAAGATAAAAATTTTAATATATTAGGTATCATTCTTTCTATTATTATCATAGGTATAGCTGTTTTTTTTGCAAGTTACTATTTTTTTATGTATAAGTCACTTAAAATATATAGAGATAACTTAAATATTGAAATAAAGCGCATAAATAAAGTTAATGTTTCAGTAGAAAAATTCATAAAACTTAATGAATTTAATACTGAAGAAATAATAAATAATATGCAAAAAAATATATCCTCATTACAAAGTAACTTACATAATATTAGAAATTTAAATCCCACTGAAAAATATACTAATGATCACAAAAATTTAATAAACGGTGTTGAAAATAACATACTAATATATAAACAAGTAATATCAACATTAAAAAATAAAGAAAGCTTAAACTTAAACTCATTTTTACACACCCTTGAAAAATATAAAAGTGACACTATAAA
This region includes:
- the cdaA gene encoding diadenylate cyclase CdaA; amino-acid sequence: MDFINIVTNTVKNITVFSVLDILVVSYMFYKFYMLMNETRAEQLLKGILFIILLIPISSLLHLTMLNWILEKTLTIGVLSLIIIFQPEIRKALEHIGRSAFTDKHILEDKEKMDEVITEIVDAVENLSKSRTGALIIIEQTTGLGDIISTGTKIDSIVSSALLENIFVVNTPLHDGASIIRNDRIAASGCFLPLTNNTEINKKLGTRHRAAIGVSEVSDALVIIVSEETGVISLAVNGNLTRHYTKERLKDILIKIITYRQTKQVTYREKVKSWINKASKKH